AATACTCCATTActactttttctcctcctcaggtTTTTCAGCGTCTGCTTCTGCAATTGATAAGGTGCCACTACCATATTTTTTCACTCGGGTTTCTACTTTGGCAAGTCTCTGCTTCACCTTTTGTTGAGAGGAGGTGTATTCTGCCAAGAGCCTTGCAAACCTAGTCTGCAGAGTATCCAGAGCTGTTTCAAgtctttctactttttcttccaagtctttTGGGTCAGCTCCTGCTTTTGCTGCTTCCTCatctattaaattgtctttcatCAGAATTTGTCGCCCTTTCTCTTCCAGAGCTTTTTTGGCTTCTGGATATTCTGTGAGGGCTTCCATTAAGTCATCTTTAGACAAGCAGAAGAGATCCGAATAACCAATACTCCTTATGTTGGCTGTCCTCCTGTTGCCAGATTTGCTACCTTTGATGTTTAGGATGCTGATTTCACCAAAGTAGCTGCCATCGCTTAGGACTACAAATTGGGTTATGCCATCATCCGCCACCACAGCCAGTTTTCCCTCTTTAATAATGTACATTTCTCTCCCAATGTCTCCCTTTTTGCAAATGTAGTCCCCAGGACTGAAGACCGTCGGTTTCAGTTTCAGCACCAGCTCAATGAGAAGTCCAGCCTCACAATCCTGGAATATACGCACTTTCTTCAGTGTGTCCAAATGGACATTGATGGCAATTTCAGCCTTCAACTTGTCAGGCAGATTTTTGAGAACTTCCTTCTCGTCCACCGTTTTCTTGTTGGTCCAGAGGTAATCAAACCACTTAATAACCCTGGCTTCCAAATCCTTAGTCACTTTTCGGAAATGCATGTACTGTTTAATGGAATCCACTTTGGCCTGGAACTCTGCCCTGGAGGCATTCATGTTGGAAATCATGGAGCCCACATTACCGACAATGGTAGCGAAGATTAGCACACCCACCAGAAAGTCAATGACCACAAAGAGATACTCTTCATCTTTCACCGGAGGAGGTGTTTCTCCAATGGTTGTCAGCGTGAGCGTTGACCAGTACAGACTGTAAATGTACTTTCTAGACAGGCGCCCATATTCTGGAATGGACACGTTGGGGTAGACCCAAGAATCGGTTCCAAATCCGATGACCTTCGAAATCGCAAAGTATATACACGCATTCCAGTGGATGATGATAAGAATGTATAAGACAAGATTTCCAATACGAAACATGTTTGGATaatttgtcctggtttcagtaCGGTCAAAAAACTCAAACAGCCGAGCAATCCTCAGCAAGCGGTTAAATCGCAGCTCAGGGTAGTTTAAACCAAGCTTGAAATATGCCAGGTCTGTTGGCAGAAGAGACAGCACATCCAGTCTGAACTGCATAGTTTTGGTATAATGATCTCGTAATTTCTTTTCATCATGAACTAGCAAGCCTTGTTCAAGGAAGccttcaaagaataaaaatacatattttacttGTCAGAATAAAAATACCATCAACAGTACTGAGTGACTCACATTTCAGATACCTGACAACATTAACATTTGTACTATTATGCATACAGACATTGATACACTAGGGgttcatttaatgaaaaatatttaattgcaaatttaaatatttcaattagGTTTCAAAGCTGATATATAATGACAAAGAGCAATGACTCTATTATTACCACAGTGCTCCCTGCAGTTTTCCACTCTATTCTGAGACagctgtatctttttcttttagataTCTTTGCAAAAAGGGGAGATTCAAATGTCTCATTTTTCATGAATCATTGGCATGAGTCATAACAAACATTAAGCAAATGTTAAGCAATTGTGTATAAAATtggagtgaaatatttttaaataaatatcaagAATAAGTAGGTATGATGGATTGTTGGAAACTTCTTCTTAACAATATAGATACCcttgagaaaaagaaatccagtttCCACCCCCTCCCGAGCCAtgcttttcctcttgtgtccaatgcTAAAGCTAACaggattttccttttcatttggggaaaatggtttgccatttttttgtgtttctagTGACAGAGCTACTAAGCAGAATTTTGTACATTAGTATTTCTTCATTCAAAATACTTTGGAAAGTATtagatttcaaaaaaatatgATAAGACGTAAACTGCGGTAAGAGACCTCAAAGTAAACTGCATCTGTGTAAGAGCTCTCATAGAAAGGCTGTCTGAGCAGTACAGCTGCGGTGCTGGTTTGTACCTCTGAAAGCTCTGAAGGCATTGAAAGTGTTCTGCAGGGAACAGCCTTTGCACTGCAAAATCCTTGCTGCAATTTCAAGTGGAGACGTCCAACTGCCTGCCCACTAGGCCCAGTCAGGAGGAAAAGCCCACTGAGAGAAAAGCCAAACATTACCTGTGCCTCAGGGATGAGCACATTTTGCTAATCCCTTAGCAATCTACAAGGAGCAGCTTTCTCAGGGAAGCATCTCCTGAGGAAGACCAAGCTGCATTTCTTTGTGCCCTACACAGCACAGCTGCATTTCTGGAACGTGTGCCTGTCCGTACAGTTGCCTCGTGTGTATCTGCCTTCGGGGATCTGCAAATTGATGGTGACTACAAATGGAAGCAGCTCCTGTGCTATGAATGTGTAACCTCCCAGAAAACTGTTGAAAAAGCTGGTCAAATACGCCCTTATTAACAGAGTTATGCAACCAAACAGAAAAGTTGGCCAGGCCGATGAATTTCCGActcacatttattaaaaataactttgaaaacacCTTCCTCCTGAAGGGAGGTAAAAACTCCTCAGCTTTTTTTTGTCCCCTCACAGAACTGAAGTCCTACAGTAAAACCTTTAGAAAGCATCACAACGCAGAGTATGCTAAACACAACCAGCTGCTGAGAGACAGCAATCTTTTCTCCTTCACAGCGCAAAGTCACCAAATAGGTGAAATACAGTGAAACTGGCCCTGCAGCTAGACAGGAATGCCCCACGGAGAAGCTGATGTGGATTATTGTAGCTGTGGGGCTGCCTAGATCCCAGTTCAAAGCCAGTCTCTGCCCTTAGACAGCAGGGAGTCACGCTCTTCCCCAAAGGCTTCCAGGACCTCTGTCCCCAGGGCAGATGGACCTCAAAGACTTAcaggaaaaggcagcagggacaggcagagccaggaggggtTGTTAAGAGAGTTGACAAAGATTTCAGCACCTAAAGGAAGTGACATCCTTATCTGAGTGTATGAAACTGCAGCTGACACCTGCACTGAAGTGTTCAGATCTCTGCAGCAATTCTGCAGTTCCAAACCAGGCCTGCAAAGCCGACCTTCTAACCACGCTTTAACAGCTGTACAATCACTAGCAGGACAGCCCACGGAAATTTTATAACTTGCATTCCCTGGACATGCCCAATTTCTGCTCGGTTCCTTCACATTACAACAACAGCTGTAATTGCAGAAGAGAAATGTAGTTGGCACAGTTGACATTTTAACTACACAAAGaagctccctcctgccccaccccaAATACACCAGTCTTGTGATTTAGGCTGCTATCTGGAATGGACTTTCTTGTTAAACAAGGTACTTGCTAAGTTTAAGAATTTGGCTTGCCAGGAATTGTGTGCTTCCCAATGTGACAGCATTTTTAGCCTCTGTCTTGTAATTATGTTTACAACTTGTCACAAGCCGTAACTAATGTCAAACTGTCcgcatgattaaaaaaaaaaaacaaaaacaaacaaacaaacaaaaaaaaccccagaaaaggtaaaaatcaaaGATTTAAAAGAACGCTCATTTTTATAATGATCAGTGTGGTTTTGGACCCTTTCAAGGGACATTTTGGGCCTGGGTCCATACAAGTAAATACAACAAGCCAGGAAACGTTTTCTGGCCCTGAGACCAGCTACCATGACAGCTTCTATTCACATGTAAGTTCTCCCAGATCCCTCCAAAAATGACACCATGAACACCGCCCAACCTCTGCTGTCCTTCCAGCTGTGCCCAGACGCTGCCTGAGAGAGTGCCAGCTGGCACAGACCACAGTGCACACACCAAAGTACATCAAGGACGAATTGTAGCAATTTAATGGTATGGATCACTGTATGTCATTGCTTAGGCTTATGTTATGACCTTGTTTAGTTTTAAACAGATATCCCTTTAAGGCTAGAATCTGTATCAGCTGGGAACATTCAAATATGAAATCTTCTCAGCCTGTCTGGACTACAGAAACAGGGACAGACGCTGAAGAGAACCACTTCACACATGACCTGGCATGGTCCTCACACATCCTTTAGGTTCACACTTCCCTCAGGAAGGCAGGACCTAAGCAGAGGTGCCTGGGTTAATGCCACACCACCACCCTCCTGGGTTAACCCTATGCCACCACCAGGCAGTGTGAGACCCGCCAGGACCTCCCAGAGACTGCAGGACACACAGCTGGTGGCACAGGGGCAGCAGTGCCCATTCCAGGCGGAGGGCATCTCAGACTGGACGCTGAGATGGGTGCCAGATCTTGCACCCGACCAACTCAGTAATCACTTCTGAGGGGGATGCTGCACAACTTGGCTAAGAAAGCAGCACTTGTGGGGTGCAGTTGGTTTCTTGCCCACTCTAATGAGCACAAGGAACATATCATGCACAGAGTGATCATGACATGCAAAGTGCCTTATTCTCCCTTCCCCACACAGTCTGTTACAGTGACTATTCAGTCAGCATTCGACATGCCTACTAAGTACTGATAGAATTAAATTCAGAAACAAAGGAAGTGCAGGTGTTGGGATGTCCAGCCTTAAAACAATCCAAGGTGATCAGACACTTCATCTTCCCAAAGCTTCCACTGTTGGGCTCTGATGAAGTCAGGACACTACACCGGTCAGACCCCACAGGAGAATTTCTATTTCCAGCCTTTACATTCATGCTGTATCTGAAAACACCGTAAAACTCACCTGTCCTGAATCTGACAAACATATCAAGAATATAGATGATATCAGAGCCATAATCCAAGAACAGCCATAATTTGATATGCTCAACTTGTAGCTCATCAAAGCAGGCTCTAAAGATacaaaggtacaaaaaaaaaagaaaaaaatttacaccaaCTGCATAAGCAGAGTATTTGTGAGTCCTAGCAGCATGTTAGTGCACATTACTGGCACTGAAAAATTAAGGGCAGCCTATCTCCATGCCTAGACATCTGCACGCTAGAGCTATGGCTAAACAGACACTAGGATCTCTCAGAATTCAAGGGTGTTTAGGCCAGGAGCAAAACTCAAACACATATATGCCACACAAGTGTACTTATGGAGGAATACACATATCCCTACAATTAAACATGCCTCAAATTTAATGGGATACACATCTCTATTAAGATAATTCCCAAATACAAGATTTGTTTCTGAGTGGCAAGCCATCCTCATCTCTCCCTGCCATCTGACGGAGCCTGACATGGTGAACCATTTCCACAGCCCTCCATTACTTTGACTAAAACCGATTTCCACATTTTACAAGGGAAAATAGATACTCAAGTAAAATCCTCCTGCCGTTGAAGCATCTATAGATGCATTATATTATTTTAAGATGACCCAAGACTGCCCACAcctctcccttctgctctctACTGGGTGATAGGAAGACCCCTCTCCAGCAGTGGTTTACTGAGCCTGCAGTGCCCAAGGCACATCTCTGCAGCTCGCCAGTAGGTGGCACACAAAAGCCACAGCCAGAGCTCAGGGGGACGCTCGTTGCAAGTTACAACAAACTATATTTaagacaaaaaagataaaaagaaacattGGCCATCTGTTCCCAGTGGTACGTACAGCATATAACCCTAAGGGTATATGAACTGTAAATCGTCTAGGTAAGCCACTCAAAAAATACTGCAGGGATATACAAGGATGATTTACGTAGGAAACATAATAAAGACACTAAATTTGAAACCTAAAGTTATTATGAACTTAAATTCATACCTGCACACTAGCATACACCAGTTATAGAACACGGGTGCTGCAATTATGGTCAGCCAGTTGTAGTAAGTATTGCTTGAAGGATCTATCACAAAgatctcttttttcttcctggaaagtaGAATGTGCATATTTACACTGGAAATGTAATGAAGTGACCCACTGGATCTCCCTCTTCTGGAGGCTGCTCATCTCACAGCTGCCTAAGAGAAAGTTTCCATGCAAGCAGCTCCAGATGAAATACCAAATATTAGCTTCATACCATCTGACACGCTCCATTTATTTGCTTGACCCAACTTTGGAAAAAGTAGGAGTGGAAAGAAAACCAGATACATTCACATTGCCCAGGCTGAAAACCACACACACCCTTTCTGCATATAATGCccatttaaaaacagtaaaacattaaatgtttcttATTCCAGCTAGAAGGCTACGGTCCATTGCTAGAGAAAGAGCCTTCCTTTGCAGATTAATTTTGATGGTTTTGGCAAATCCTATTGTGGAAATGACTGTAGGAGCACACATTTAAACAAGTAAAACGCATACGTAATCAAATACCTGTTTACACAAGTAAGACTGTGTGCATACAAACATCTAGTGTATGACTAGAACTGAAACATGTATTATTATGTAAAACCAAATTTCACACATTTACAGTCCTGGCTCCCTAGGCCTCAACAATGAGATGCTAAACGAAGTGTACAGGCCTGGAATTTAAAGATTTAAAGAATAGCATGGCTAACGGCACACACAGAGCATGCTCAGAAGTGCCCTTTCCCCAGCACAAGAAATGGCTGATAAGGAACAGGTAGCAATTAGGCACGGTGTATGTAATCAGAGGAAATACGTACTCATGGATTGTGAGGGCCACACTGCAGAAGTTATTCCAACAGTAGCAGGTGACAGCGTGAACTGTATAATAGTGTGGGGAATATGTGAGCGGGCAATGCTTGGACACGTATTTGTGTGACTTTTCCCCATCTCCAAgaatgtaaatatattaaaatgtagtgataatttatttcatatttgagTGTATTTCTGGCATTATCCCTGCTGTCAGATGAATGTCCAGTTGATAGTGGTTAGTAAAGGAAACAGCTTTAATCTAAAAAGTATTTCCCTTGCTATCTTCACAACAGGTTTTGAGCCATTTCTAAAAAATTGGTCACCATCTCAAAACTGGTGACCATGAAATATGGTCTTCGTATGACAGAGTACACTACCTTCtaaacattaaaacatttattttctttgctgaaatctTTTAAAACGCTTTAGGCTACTGCAAAGCTCAGGTTCTCTCTACATAGTAATTGAAGCTGAAAGAGAATCCTAAGAACAAACGTTTTCTAATCAAACAAAGCTCTGAATAAGAAAGTCAAGATCTTGAGATCAAGCAGATTCCGTTTGGAAGTGATTCTTAACTACATGTGCCCATGCCTACATAGCACATGCCACCATATACAAACATATAAACTTACAGTATATTACATATAAATTACAGTATATTAACATATTCCTGAACTGTGAAGTCCACTCAAATGCATTCTCCTTTTATCTGCtatcattgttatttttaatcatagaatgcttatgagttggaagggaccttaaagatcatctagttccaacccccctgccatggcagggacacctctcactagaccaggctgctcaaagccccatccagcctggccttgaacacttccagggatggggcatccacaacttccctgggcaacctgttccagtgtctcaccacactcatagtgaaaaatttcttcctgatatctaaactaaatctaccatcttccagtttgaagccattacctgtcttcctatcactacatgcccttgcaaacagcccctccccagctttcttgtaaggcccccttcaggtactggaaggccgctataaggtctcctcggagccttctcttctccaggccgaacaaccccaactctctctgcctgtcctcataggagaggtgctccagccctctgatcatcttcacagccctcctctgaacccactccaacagctccatgtccttcttgtgctgagaactccagagctggacgcagtactccaggtggggtctcaccagagcagagtggaggggcagaatcagtctcccttgacctgctggccacgcttcttttgatgcagcccagggtacagctgaccttctgggctgcaagtgcacattgccagctcacattgagcttctcatccaccagcacccccaagtccttctcctcagggctgctctcaatcaatGACTGGTAATACTAAATTGTACTATGTTTGGGTCAGCTTTGGGGGAACAAAACAAGAGTAGGATGCGTTGCTGTCAAAAGCATTCAAATAATCCCATTTTGTTGCAGAAATACAGCATCTCCTAATCAGCAGAAGGAAACTTTATTGATCACTAGTAATGAACTTAACCATATTAAGTAATTAAATATGCTAGTCAGTGTGTAAGTTAAACTTATCAGTAAATGTCTGATTTTCTACATGTaagatttttgttctttgtcCAAACCAGACTTTTCATTCATCTGCTCTGAATTTTTATGGACATTCTGGAACAATGAAAAGCCCCTGCAGATCTGCAAAGCAGGCTGCAGTCCTAAAATGCCCTCATAGTAAAAAAGGGATCTTCAACAGCAAATCAAAGTGACCAGAGCTAGCTGAATTCCCTTTTACTGACCTGGGAAGCTGTTTGTGACAGGTGTAAACACAGGTCTTAACACAGGTCTTAAAGATGCAACAAGTTTGTTGAGCAGTTGCaccttttgaaatggaaaaacatattAAAGATTTGACAAGCTAACATTCTGCAGCCTACAGAACAGTAATTGTCGTGGAAGTGGTACGATGAAATGCCACACCATGCTTTGTAGTGTAGGAGGTGTGTTACAAGCACACATTCGTTCTTTATacttactcttctttttttttatcatcttttttgtcatcttttttatcatctttcttttcctctttcttttcctctttcttttcctccttcttttcctccttcttttcctccttcttttcctcttttttctcctctttaacctctttcttttcttcctttttgctgtaCAACATAATGTAAGGCTTAGCAATATTACCAATATTCTAGCAGTTAAGGGAGAGAGAGGGTGGATGTTGAGGTACAGGAAACTAGACTAGACTCCTAGGCAGAGCAGGACAGGGATCCAACTGGTAAAAATGGTTTACAGGCTGAGGCCTCTCAAACTGATGCCACCACACTATCACATCAGGTAACCAGCTGGCTGATTCTGTGCATTAGTCACTCATACTTTCTTGACCTTTTCAGACATCAGTGTACCGGGCTGATTTTAGTCGAATGCTTCCGGTTTGTTTCATTCTTTAGAACtcaggcttttaaaacaaaatctttcaaaTGATAATAGAACTTGAAACGGCTTAACAAACTGTCAACATTCTTTGCACATCCAAAACCTCACACTGACTGTCTGAAGCTTTAGCAGTAATTAAATGAAATGAGGCTGAATTTATTCTCATGGTTCTTTAAAACCAACATAGctataattaattaattacctCTGGCTTCAACAATTGCCTTGGAGAAGGATCCCAGTCAATGTCTGAACAAAAGCAGCAAATGTAGCGAAAAGAGGTGTGTCTCATTTAACCACAGAGTAGTCATTTTATAAATGCTTTAGTCAACATGATTAAGCCAACCTATTTTAGATCTCTACAGTAGAGACCTACTGTATCTACAAGATAGTCCATATCAAGTCCATAGTCCACATCTACAAGACAACTTGTGccctaaaagcatttttttctttccatcaacTGTAAAGGAAGGATGGTGTTGCCTAGTTCAGATGCAGGTGTTTGGTCAGAGGAACCATGCCCACGTTGCTCTGCCTGTATTCAATTGCCACAGCATTCAAAGGCTAAGCATTAAGCATGACGTTCCATCCTTGCTAAAATCAATGGGAATTCTGCCTAGACTTAATGGAATCATGATTATCCCCATGTTTGTTAATTGCTTTTCATGcaataaagcaaaatacagactATTTAACATAATTATATCCTACCATTCCATAGTATGCAGTACAGACTCAAGCTGCAAGATTTAATTCCTGATATGGATTTTCACACAGTTCAAGTATGTTCAGCCTTTAGCTCACTAGAATGCGATATGCCAGATATAAAGATGAATCTGACTCCCCCCATTCTTAGGTTTGTCTAAACAGAAGAGTCTTGAGCTATGTTGACTTATGCATCGTCTTCAAAAATGCAGAAAGTT
Above is a window of Larus michahellis chromosome 1, bLarMic1.1, whole genome shotgun sequence DNA encoding:
- the CNGA3 gene encoding cyclic nucleotide-gated channel alpha-3, coding for MAKINTQHSYPGMHRLSVRTTDEDIERIENGCIRTHSLCEDASSELQRVISVEGRHLSESQTSSFTGRGAMARLSRFVVSVRSWATRHLRHEDRRPDSFLERIRGPELIEVSTRQSNIRSFLGVRERPGGVNSHWPLARFNVNYSNNTNEDKKEEKKEVKEEKKEEKKEEKKEEKKEEKKEEKKEEKKDDKKDDKKDDKKKEEKKKEIFVIDPSSNTYYNWLTIIAAPVFYNWCMLVCRACFDELQVEHIKLWLFLDYGSDIIYILDMFVRFRTGFLEQGLLVHDEKKLRDHYTKTMQFRLDVLSLLPTDLAYFKLGLNYPELRFNRLLRIARLFEFFDRTETRTNYPNMFRIGNLVLYILIIIHWNACIYFAISKVIGFGTDSWVYPNVSIPEYGRLSRKYIYSLYWSTLTLTTIGETPPPVKDEEYLFVVIDFLVGVLIFATIVGNVGSMISNMNASRAEFQAKVDSIKQYMHFRKVTKDLEARVIKWFDYLWTNKKTVDEKEVLKNLPDKLKAEIAINVHLDTLKKVRIFQDCEAGLLIELVLKLKPTVFSPGDYICKKGDIGREMYIIKEGKLAVVADDGITQFVVLSDGSYFGEISILNIKGSKSGNRRTANIRSIGYSDLFCLSKDDLMEALTEYPEAKKALEEKGRQILMKDNLIDEEAAKAGADPKDLEEKVERLETALDTLQTRFARLLAEYTSSQQKVKQRLAKVETRVKKYGSGTLSIAEADAEKPEEEKK